The Macaca thibetana thibetana isolate TM-01 chromosome 19, ASM2454274v1, whole genome shotgun sequence genome has a segment encoding these proteins:
- the LOC126943043 gene encoding zinc finger protein 160-like: MIKKSPPKQNNSTEKVFQAVMLERHEIHDIKDFYFREMQQNIHDFECQCHNDERNYREIPAIKNITGRRDQGDGRNAGNKPVENQLELSFWSHLAELQGYQTERKIYECNQIEKSVTSGSSVSLLQTNLPRVNTSISNLYRNDFMHPSLLTQDQKAYIREKPYKCSDCGKAFHQRSNLTIHQRIHTGQKPHKCDICGKGFRRIANLASHHRIHTGEKPYRCNECGKTFNQTFNLTTHQRIHTGQKPYKCDICGKGFRQIGNLASHHIIHTGEKPYRCNECGKTFNRMFHLTRHQRIHTGQKPYKCDICGKGFRQIANLASHHRIHTGEKPYRCNECGKTFNYRSHLTRHQRIHTGQKPYKCDICGKGFSQNSYLENHQRIHTREKPYRCNECGKTFNYRSQLTRHQRIHTGQKTYKCDICGKGFRQIGNLASHHRIHTGEKPYRCNECGKTFNRMFHLTRHQRIHTGQKPYKCDICGKGFSQNSYLENHQRIHTGEKPYKCN; encoded by the coding sequence ATGATCAAGAAATCACCACCAAAACAGAACAATAGCACAGAAAAAGTATTCCAAGCAGTGATGTTGGAAAGACATGAAATCCATGACATCAAAGATTTTTACTTCAGGGAAATGCAGCAAAATATTCATGACTTTGAGTGTCAGTGTcacaatgatgaaagaaattacagAGAAATACCTGCAATTAAAAACATCACTGGAAGAAGAGATCAAGGTGATGGAAGGAATGCAGGAAATAAACCAGTTGAAAATCAGCTTGAACTAAGCTTTTGGTCGCATCTGGCTGAACTACAGGGATATCAGACTGAAAGGAAAATTTATGAATGTAATCAAATTGAGAAGTCTGTCACCAGTGGCTCCTCAGTTTCATTACTTCAAACAAATCTTCCTCGTGTCAACACCAGCATTTCTAATCTGTATAGGAATGATTTTATGCATCCTTCATTACTCACACAAGACCAGAAAGCATACATTAGGGAAAAACCTTACAAATGCAGTGATTGTGGCAAGGCCTTTCATCAGAGGTCCAACCTTACTATACATCAGAGAATCCATACTGGACAGAAACCACATAAATGTGATATATGTGGCAAAGGTTTCAGGCGAATTGCAAACCTAGCAAGTCATCATAgaattcatacaggagagaaaccttacagatgtaatgagtgtggcaagacctTCAATCAGACGTTCAATCTTACTACACATCAGAGAATCCATACTGGACAGAAACCatataaatgtgatatatgtgGCAAAGGTTTCAGGCAAATTGGAAACCTAGCAAGTCATCatataattcatactggagagaaaccttacagatgtaatgagtgtggcaagacctTTAATAGGATGTTCCACCTTACTAGACATCAGAGAATCCATACTGGACAGAAACCatataaatgtgatatatgtgGCAAAGGTTTCAGGCAAATTGCAAACCTAGCAAGTCATCATAgaattcatacaggagagaaaccttacagatgtaatgagtgtggcaagacctTTAATTACAGGTCCCACCTTACTAGACATCAGAGAATCCATACCGGACAGAAACCatataaatgtgatatatgtgGCAAAGGTTTCAGTCAAAATTCATACCTTGAAaatcatcagagaattcacactaGAGAGAAACCTTACAgatgtaatgagtgtggcaagacctTTAATTACAGATCCCAACTTACTAGACATCAGAGAATCCATACTGgacagaaaacatacaaatgtgaTATATGTGGCAAAGGTTTCAGGCAAATTGGAAACCTAGCAAGTCATCatagaattcatactggagagaaaccttacagatgtaatgagtgtggcaagacctTTAATAGAATGTTCCACCTTACTAGACATCAGAGAATCCATACTGGACAGAAACCatataaatgtgatatatgtgGCAAAGGTTTCAGTCAAAATTCATACCTTGAAaatcatcagagaattcacactggagagaaaccttacaagtgtaattag